A region of Culicoides brevitarsis isolate CSIRO-B50_1 chromosome 1, AGI_CSIRO_Cbre_v1, whole genome shotgun sequence DNA encodes the following proteins:
- the LOC134836958 gene encoding cytosolic 10-formyltetrahydrofolate dehydrogenase, with the protein MSFLFRKSEPNVTKLRIAIIGQSNFAADVLTTILALPEKPEVVGVFTIPDKGNREDVLATTAAKFNIPVFKFAAWRKKGVALPEILEQYRSVKANLNVLPFCSQFIPMEVIDGAEYGSIAYHPSILPRHRGASAISWTLIEGDEIGGFTIFWCDDGLDTGPILLTRECKVEITDTLDSLYKRFLYPEGVKAMGEAVKMIANGVAPRIVQPEEGATYDPAMFREENQVLKFENKTGKQIYDFIRGLDSTPGALVYVFDEETTEIVPVRLFAAELFEGSLPTNGKSLKFKENESFKEGFVHENGLLIVGSDNKAVNVQRLKIGSRFVPASKYFDQSSGETVSLDLTPEEETIKNAICDIWKNILKIEITEDTDFFASGAGSMDVVRLVEEVKDLIKVENLENEVVFLAPTFNEFISSVITIKRSGGSQTPKEVNYKGVVFNANNREIRVPTQMFINNEFLDAENGNCLDIINPSNEEVLCKVAAASVNDVNKAVEAANTAFYGPWSQLSARQRGNLLFKLADLMEQHKEELATIESLDSGAVYTLALKTHVGMSIESFRYFAGWADKIEGATIPTSAARPNNILTYTKREPIGPCAIIIPWNYPLMMLAWKVSACLAAGNTVVIKPAQVCPLTALKFAELSVLAGFPPGVINIVTGKGSLAGQAMSTHPLIRKLGFTGSTEVGKTIMKSCAESNLKKCSLELGGKSPLIIFGDCDLDKAVRLGAQSVFFNKGENCIAAGRLFVDETIHDVFVERVVADIKKIVIGDPLNRSTSHGPQNHKAHFDKLIEYCEMGKKEGAKLVYGGKRCPNMKGYFLEPTVFTDVKDDMFIAKEESFGPIMIISKFNANDIDGVLKRANATEFGLASGVFTQDINKALKISEKLEAGTVFINTYNKTDVASPFGGFKQSGFGKDLGKDALNEYTKTKCVTIEF; encoded by the exons atgagttttttgttcagaaaatcg gaaCCCAACGTTACAAAATTGCGAATTGCAATAATTGGTCAGTCAAATTTCGCTGCCGATGTCTTAACGACAATTTTAGCGCTTCCGGAGAAACCTGAAGTCGTTGGAGTTTTCACAATTCCTGATAAGGGCAACCGGGAAGATGTTTTAG CGACAACTGCGGCGAAATTCAACATTCCTGTGTTCAAGTTTGCGGCATGGCGTAAAAAGGGCGTCGCATTACCCGAAATTCTCGAGCAATATCGCAGCGTCAAGGCAAACCTGAATGTTTTGCCATTTTGTTCGCAATTCATCCCCATGGAGGTAATTGATGGCGCGGAATACGGAAGTATTGCTTATCATCCGTCAATTTTGCCGCGTCATCGTGGTGCAAGTGCAATTTCGTGGACACTCATTGAAGGCGATGAAATTGGGGGATTTACGATCTTTTGGTGTGACGACGGTTTGGATACGGGACCGATTTTGTTGACGCGCGAATGTAAAGTTGAGATAACAGACACCCTTGATTCGCTTTATAAGCGATTTTTGTATCCGGAAGGCGTAAAAGCGATGGGAGAAGCTGTGAAAATGATCGCGAACGGAGTTGCTCCGAGAATTGTGCAACCTGAGGAAGGAGCAACGTACGATCCGGCAATGTTCAGAGAAGAAAATCAAGTTTTGAAGTTTGAGAACAAGACGGGCAaacaaatttatgactttattCGCGGATTGGATTCGACTCCGGGAGCTCTTGTGTACGTATTTGACGAAGAAACCACAGAAATTGTTCCTGTTCGACTTTTTGCCGCAGAATTGTTCGAAGGAAGTCTTCCAACTAACGGAAAAAGTctcaaattcaaagaaaacgAAAGCTTCAAAGAAGGATTTGTTCACGAAAATGGACTTTTGATCGTTGGTTCTGACAACAAAGCTGTCAATGTTCAACGATTGAAGATCGGAAGTCGTTTTGTTCCTGCGagcaaatattttgatcaatCCAGCGGCGAAACTGTCTCTTTAGATCTCACGCCTGAAGAGGAAACCATCAAAAATGCCATTTGCGacatttggaaaaatattttgaagataGAAATCACAGAAGATACAGATTTTTTCGCTTCTGGGGCCGGAAGTATGGATGTCGTTCGTTTAGTTGAAGAAGTTAAAGActtaattaaagttgaaaatctcgAAAATGAAGTTGTCTTTTTGGCGCCAACTTTCAACGAGTTCATTTCTTCTGTAATTACCATCAAACGTTCAGGCGGATCTCAAACCCCGAAAGAAGTCAACTACAAAGGCGTCGTTTTTAACGCAAACAATCGTGAAATCCGTGTTCCAACCCAAATGTTCATCAATAACGAGTTTTTAGATGCCGAAAATGGAAATTGTTTGGATATCATCAACCCGAGCAATGAAGAAGTTTTGTGCAAAGTTGCTGCTGCTTCCGTCAACGACGTCAATAAAGCAGTAGAAGCTGCTAATACTGCCTTTTACGGTCCATGGAGTCAATTGAGTGCTCGTCAACGaggaaatttgttatttaaactCGCGGATTTGATGGAACAACACAAAGAAGAACTTGCGACTATTGAATCTCTTGATTCAGGAGCTGTTTATACACTTGCCTTGAAAACGCATGTTGGCATGTCGATCGAAAGTTTCCGTTATTTCGCTGGATGGGCTGACAAAATTGAAGGAGCAACAATTCCAACGAGCGCAGCAAGGCCTAACAACATCCTAACGTATACGAAACGCGAACCAATTGGTCCTTGCGCGATTATTATTCCATGGAATTATCCCTTGATGATGCTCGCATGGAAAGTTTCCGCATGTTTAGCGGCGGGAAATACAGTTGTCATCAAACCAGCTCAAGTTTGTCCGTTGACAGCTTTGAAATTCGCCGAATTGTCTGTTCTTGCGGGATTTCCGCCGGGTGTCATCAATATTGTCACGGGAAAGGGTTCGTTGGCGGGTCAAGCGATGTCAACGCATCCATTGATTCGAAAATTGGGCTTCACGGGATCGACGGAAGTTGGAAAAACTATCATGAAATCGTGTGCTGAGAGTAATTTGAAGAAATGTTCGTTGGAGTTGGGCGGAAAAAGTCCCTTGATTATCTTCGGGGATTGTGATTTGGATAAAGCAGTAAGACTTGGGGCACAAAGCGTTTTCTTTAATAAGGGAGAAAATTGTATTGCTGCGGGAAGATTATTCGTTGATGAGACGATTCATGATGTTTTTGTTGAAAGAGTTGTTGCTGATATTAAAAAGATCGTTATTGGAGATCCGTTGAATAGAAGCACTTCTCACGG acctcaaAATCACAAAGCACATTTTGACAAATTGATCGAATACTGTGAAATGGGCAAAAAGGAAGGCGCCAAATTAGTTTACGGAGGCAAACGTTGTCCAAACATGAAAGGATACTTCTTGGAACCAACTGTTTTCACAGATGTTAAAGATGACATGTTCATTGCTAAAGAAGAATCTTTTGGTCCCATCATGattatttccaaatttaatgcaaa CGACATTGATGGCGTTCTCAAACGTGCAAATGCAACAGAATTTGGACTTGCGAGCGGCGTATTTACACAAGATATCAACAAAGCACTCAAAATTAGCGAAAAATTGGAAGCTGGCACTGTTTTCATCAACACCTACAACAAAACTGACGTTGCAAGTCCCTTTGGTGGTTTCAAACAATCTGGATTTGGCAAGGATTtgg GTAAAGATGCCCTGAACGAGTATACGAAGACAAAGTGTGTTACAATTGAGTTTtaa